ACACAGTAGAATGAACTCGGTTTTTACGTTGTTTTTTCCGCGAGTCAAAAACCGATTGAAATTGTAGTCATTCTTCAAAACGCCAAAAGCCCCTTCCACCTGTATGGAACGGTTCATGCGCAAAAGAATACCCTTCTCTGATATGATGTTTTCATAGGATATTTGGCGTTTCTCTGCAAACTTTTTGGAGACCTCCATCCGTCGGTTTCCTTTTGCTTTTGTGCATTTGGCTTTATATGGACAGTCCTGGCAATCTTCACATTCATATACGGTTACTTCCGACTGATAGCCGGTTGCTGATTTTTTATGTTTAATCGCTACCGGCTTGAGTTGTTTTCCATTATGACAGGTATATTCATCTTTTTCCGGATCATAGGTCATGTTTTCCCGCTTGCTGATGTCATTTTTGAAACTTTTCTTTTTCCATTTGTCATAGCTTTGGGGCTTTATGTAGTAGGTCTGTTCCTTTTCCTCTAGATACAGGTAGTTTTCTTCACTCTCATACCCCGAGTCAGCAATGATGTTCTGATAGCGGGCTTTTATGTTGGCTTCAACATGGTCAAGGAAAGGAATGAGTGTGGTTATGTCACTTCGATCCTGGAAGATCCCCACCCCTGTTATATACTCGCTTTCTACCCCGATTTGGACATTGTAGCCCGGCTTTAGTTGGGCATTTTTCATATGGTCATCTTTCATGTGCATGAAGGTGGCATCCGGATCTGTTTTGGAATAGCTGTTTCTCCCCTCAAATAACTGGTTGATAGCATTATACTTTTCCTGACG
This DNA window, taken from Calorimonas adulescens, encodes the following:
- a CDS encoding IS1182 family transposase, translating into LVLPLNLEMLIPEDDSVRLLSLILEGLNYEKLYKAYSSTGRKPAVEPKIMFKVLTYAYMNNIYSSRKIESACRRDINFMWLLAGNPAPDHSTIARFRKDYLPDAVEDLFYQMVQHLHAIGEVKFENIFIDGTKIEANANRYTFVWEKTVQKNEAKMFEKIQTCIEEINQTYGTQLTVTKETLIKDLASALSYLEEKRQQEQIEFVHGIGKRKTVLQKFTEELQIFYERQEKYNAINQLFEGRNSYSKTDPDATFMHMKDDHMKNAQLKPGYNVQIGVESEYITGVGIFQDRSDITTLIPFLDHVEANIKARYQNIIADSGYESEENYLYLEEKEQTYYIKPQSYDKWKKKSFKNDISKRENMTYDPEKDEYTCHNGKQLKPVAIKHKKSATGYQSEVTVYECEDCQDCPYKAKCTKAKGNRRMEVSKKFAEKRQISYENIISEKGILLRMNRSIQVEGAFGVLKNDYNFNRFLTRGKNNVKTEFILLC